One Nostoc sp. CENA543 genomic window, CCAATCTTTGCGAAAAAACCTACAAGCGCAGTTAGCGGTTTTACCTTTGAGACAGCAACCACTCACCATGCTGACTCGCCAACGAGAAGAAGCCGCCGAATCATTAAAATTGCTGCAAAGCAAACTAGAGGAAGCCAGGATTGCAGAAGCGCAAAAAGTCAGTAACTTGAGAATTATTGAACTGGCTCTAGTTCCCACTGATTACGCCTATCCTAAAAGATCAGTGGTGTTGGCGATCGCGATTTTCTTCGGTAGCATTCTCGCCACAGGTGTAGTTTTACTCCTAGAGTTAATGGATAATAGACTCTACGAAGTTGCAGAAGCCGAAGAATTGCTCAAGTTACCCCTGTTGGGAATTTTACCTCGTCTTCCCGCCACCAAACTTACCCTAGAACCAGCCGAAAAGTTTTTAGATGATGTCGGTTTAGTCGAACCTTACCGAATGCTGCTGAAAAATCTAGAGTTTCGCAGCCATGAAAAATTACAAGTCGTCGTCGTTACCAGTACCATCTCTGGAGAAGGTAAATCAGTCGTGGTTTCCCACCTAGCGGCTGTTGCAGCTATGCTCTTTCGTCGCACTCTAATTATAGATGCAGACTTACGGAGGCCTGTGCAGCACACATTATTTAACCTCCCCCCCAAACCCGGAATTAGCGATGTCATCAATGGTAATAGAACACTACTCAATGCTGTACAGCCAACAGACATTGAGAATCTCTCTGTCCTGACCTGTGGTGAACTACATGGTAGACCCTCACAATTACTAGAGTCGGAAGCCATGAAATCCCTAATCGCCGAAGCCGCACACCACTATGATTTGGTCATTATCGATACTCCTCCCATTGGTGTTTGCGCTGATGCCTCTACCCTGAGTCAATACAGTGATGGAGTAATTATGACCACACGTCCCAGCGTCACCATGAAAGAATCATTACAAAGAGCCGTATCAGAACTCCAGCAAAACCGCATCCCCATACTAGGGGTAATAGTTAATGGTATGACCACCGATGCCGAAAAATATTATCGCCATCCCATTGAAGAGAAGCAATCTTTTTTACCCAGGATAAGTTTACCAGGTAGTAATAGAAATGGCGATCGCAACTAATACCAATTCGCAATTCGCAATTCGCAATTCGCAATGTAAGAAAGTTAGATACTATCTTGGTTTCAAGCTTTGCATCTCTCGCTTAATTTTGGAGAATTGGTATAAATTCTGCCCCCTTTAAAAGCCCATTCCCTGTATTGTGTTCCCTTTTTCATCTCGGTTAAATAACCATGTTGACGAATAAACGCTCAAGTCGTTATTCCTCACTAGGATTCTTAGTTGGGGTATTCGGTATTGGTATTGGCCTATTAACAGGGTTTTTAGTTGGTGTTAGTCCCCTGTTAATTGGCTTACCTATATTTGCTGTAGCAGTTCTAGTCTGGTTTTTTGCTCAGTTTGAGCAAGCAGTCATTGGTTTATTAGTTCTACGTAGTGCTTTAGATACCTTCTCCGCACAACAATTACCTGCGGCTTTTGCTGTCGGTTTAGATGGCTTGGCTTTACTTTACGTCATCGTATCTTTATTAACAGGTCAAGCCGTCAAAGTAGATAAATTTTGGTGGTTTTTTGCGGGATGGGTAGCCCTACAAGCCATGTGGGTAGTATTATTACCCCTGGGAGGTTTAGGTTTAGACAGTACATACCTATTTGAAGGTGTACGTGAGTGGACACGATTATTTTCGTGGTTAATGGTTTATCTCCTCGTTATGCAGCTACAAGGGAAGGTAAAACCACAAACATTAATTACTACCTTATTTCTCAGTCTGGTCATTCCCCTGACGGTAGCATCCATGCAGATGTTTTTACCTGCTTCCCTGTTACCTTCCTTTCTGGTACAAAGTAGTGTAGATGCTGGTAGTTTAGAACCAGCCTCCCGCATCCGAGGAACATTAGGTCATCCTTCTTCCTTCGCGACCTTTCTACTGTTATTTATCGGTTTTACCTGTTGGAAAATCCGCGACACACGTAACCGTGCGCCGTGGTTGTTTTTATTAGCTATCTTGACGGTATTTTTCGTCAGCACTAAGGCCTTGACAATGACAGCAATGTTATTTGTGTTTGTCTTTGTCATGATTGCCCCCAAATTAAATTTACTCAATTTAATGGGGGGAATTTTACTTTTAGGATTAGTAATTCTTCTTTTTACCAGTACAGATTTTGGTCGAGAACGTCTTGGTTCACTGTCCGATACACCACTGCTAAATCCCCATATGGATATGTGGCGAGCGATTTTATTATCGTGGACAGATGGCAATAGTTTTAACTGGAGAATTGCCCAATGGCATTTTATTTGGGAAGCTTGGAAAAATGCCCCCTTATTTGGTTATGGTCTTAGCACTGCTTCCTATGTCACAGTTTTACAAAATGAAGCTCACAATGATTATCTGCGTGCTTTAGTCGAGGGCGGAATAGTAGGATTTATGACATTTTTGTCCTTAATAGCTGCTCAAGTTTATCGCCTTGTACACATTATGTTTACATCCCCAAAAAATAGCTCACAGCAGAATTTTTGTTTTATTCTCATCGCCTTATTATCAGCTATCCTGCTGGGAATGTTTACAGACAATATTTGGAAACACACGACCCTTTTCTTTTATTGGTGGCTATCTTTATCAGTCGTCGGTTGGGATTGGAATCAAACTCCCCCCTCAGATACTAAAAACTATCAGACTCCTGTGCGATTTCTGCGAAGCTAGGTAAAAGTTTATGCCTTCTTACCCCTTCTTCGTCCCCTGACTACAAAAATAATGTTAGGAATCTAATTTGATTCCTACAGTGCAATGCAAATCTATTCCCTAAATTCGGCAGAGATATGAATATTAAAAAGATTTTAGTTACAGGCGACAAATTTATGATCAGTCGCATGAAATTTTTATTCCAAGCAATGTCTGATGATTACGATAGCATTGAATCTTTGTCAGTCAATAGTATTTATAGTTGGAGATTATTAAAAGATATTGCTAACTTTATTCAGATAAAACTGCCATTTTTAAACATCAAAAGAACAGGATATTTCCGTAAGAATGCCAAAACCTTTATCAATAGCTCACGCCAACTAGAACAGAAAATTATTAAGGGTGGTTATCATCCTGATTTAATTTTTCATCTCTATGGGATGTTTAGTCCCTGTTGGGATAAGTTTGATATTCCTTATGTGACATATTTAGACTATACAATGACTCTCGCCAGAAAAAATTGGATTCAATGGGCCCCTTTCCCCACAGAAAAAGAATTTCAAGCTTGGCTGGACTGTGAGCATCAAACCTATACAAAAGCTCTC contains:
- a CDS encoding polysaccharide biosynthesis tyrosine autokinase; its protein translation is MGRGISTLFAVLRRRGLPAVSTLAAVIGASVAYLAITPRFYATSAKMMVDAKGVSVSELGRDLTQPSVVGRSSNPLADQAELVKSQAVLDQAIKTLASKHPQIQLTPTDISSALKVSILPATNILQLNYFHQDPQFAADVLNAVSQAMVEENIQAISSEATKVRKFLEKEVPVARNRLQQAEVAESRYRQKSGVVADTDQTKSLVQSLTNLEDQERTLIAQLQEARSREASLRQLTATKNINNAYTSVRSGQDEQLRSLRAKLTEIETQLIEARLQFTDNHPKVVSLLGQREQIRALYAQQVGRVSANNQTIPTEDVASDQISQNLTTQLINNEVERVAVENKLQTVQSLRKNLQAQLAVLPLRQQPLTMLTRQREEAAESLKLLQSKLEEARIAEAQKVSNLRIIELALVPTDYAYPKRSVVLAIAIFFGSILATGVVLLLELMDNRLYEVAEAEELLKLPLLGILPRLPATKLTLEPAEKFLDDVGLVEPYRMLLKNLEFRSHEKLQVVVVTSTISGEGKSVVVSHLAAVAAMLFRRTLIIDADLRRPVQHTLFNLPPKPGISDVINGNRTLLNAVQPTDIENLSVLTCGELHGRPSQLLESEAMKSLIAEAAHHYDLVIIDTPPIGVCADASTLSQYSDGVIMTTRPSVTMKESLQRAVSELQQNRIPILGVIVNGMTTDAEKYYRHPIEEKQSFLPRISLPGSNRNGDRN
- a CDS encoding O-antigen ligase, coding for MLTNKRSSRYSSLGFLVGVFGIGIGLLTGFLVGVSPLLIGLPIFAVAVLVWFFAQFEQAVIGLLVLRSALDTFSAQQLPAAFAVGLDGLALLYVIVSLLTGQAVKVDKFWWFFAGWVALQAMWVVLLPLGGLGLDSTYLFEGVREWTRLFSWLMVYLLVMQLQGKVKPQTLITTLFLSLVIPLTVASMQMFLPASLLPSFLVQSSVDAGSLEPASRIRGTLGHPSSFATFLLLFIGFTCWKIRDTRNRAPWLFLLAILTVFFVSTKALTMTAMLFVFVFVMIAPKLNLLNLMGGILLLGLVILLFTSTDFGRERLGSLSDTPLLNPHMDMWRAILLSWTDGNSFNWRIAQWHFIWEAWKNAPLFGYGLSTASYVTVLQNEAHNDYLRALVEGGIVGFMTFLSLIAAQVYRLVHIMFTSPKNSSQQNFCFILIALLSAILLGMFTDNIWKHTTLFFYWWLSLSVVGWDWNQTPPSDTKNYQTPVRFLRS